A portion of the uncultured Bacteroides sp. genome contains these proteins:
- a CDS encoding glycoside hydrolase family 65 protein, which translates to MKKHILCLFSLIAIGIHAQDPWKIKVTDINPDNYYGVTVANGMLGLVSSPEPLRTSSVVLAGSYDKYGRGRVSNFLNGLNMLNTSLSINGKTVHRENISNFTQELDMKQAMQRSSFSFENKADVTYSYLALRQLPYCAMLVVEITPRTDITIGVANIQETPDAFRNNEMYYNEINRQHASIKLLSTQAESPTGKLKICASSAFIFPKSADDEPRVIHSTPNNNNHNMRFSKQLKSGETYRFCVVGSTITSAHHPDPMNEAERLTIFAYLEGYERLIQRHTQQWEELWQSDIEIEGDAQSQQDIHSMIYHLYSFVREGSALSISPMGLSGLGYNGHIFWDADTWIFPALLMLQPKLAESLIDYRFNRLEAAKQNAFEHGYKGAMYPWESSDSGFEETPVWALSGTFEHHISGCVALAAWNYYRVTQDRDWLEKKGFPILESTANFWLSRAEADNKGTYHIRNVVAADEWAENVDDNAYTNGVAKVNLMAAAQAARILKQPFNTQWEKVASKLLILQFADGVTQEHSTYKGEKIKQADANLLAYPLGLISNPAQIKKDLAFYEVRVPEKNTPAMTQAIFSLLYARLGNAEKAWHFFQDAYLPNLNPPFRVIAETKGGTNPYFVTGAGGVLQSIMMGFGGLEITDNGIIQIKATLPPNWKKLTLKGIGVKREKFLIQKK; encoded by the coding sequence ATGAAAAAGCATATTCTCTGTTTGTTTTCTCTTATTGCTATCGGAATCCACGCGCAAGACCCATGGAAGATAAAAGTGACTGATATAAACCCTGATAATTACTACGGAGTGACCGTAGCCAATGGAATGCTGGGTCTTGTTTCCTCACCGGAACCACTACGCACAAGCAGTGTGGTGCTGGCAGGTAGTTACGACAAGTATGGACGGGGGAGAGTTAGTAATTTCTTAAACGGCCTCAACATGCTCAATACTTCACTCTCTATCAATGGTAAAACGGTTCATAGAGAGAATATCAGCAACTTTACGCAGGAGTTGGACATGAAGCAGGCGATGCAACGCTCTTCATTTAGTTTTGAAAACAAAGCAGATGTTACCTACTCCTATCTTGCACTACGCCAACTACCCTACTGCGCTATGTTGGTTGTGGAAATCACTCCTCGTACAGACATCACTATCGGGGTAGCCAACATACAAGAGACGCCGGATGCCTTTCGTAACAATGAGATGTACTACAATGAAATAAATCGTCAGCATGCATCGATTAAATTATTATCAACGCAGGCAGAAAGCCCTACAGGGAAGCTAAAAATATGTGCCTCATCTGCATTCATCTTTCCAAAATCAGCAGATGATGAACCGCGAGTGATCCATAGCACACCAAACAATAATAACCATAACATGCGTTTCTCTAAGCAGTTAAAGAGTGGTGAAACATACCGATTCTGTGTTGTTGGTTCCACAATTACTTCAGCACACCATCCTGATCCAATGAATGAAGCAGAACGACTGACCATTTTTGCCTACCTCGAAGGATACGAAAGACTGATTCAGCGACATACCCAACAGTGGGAAGAATTATGGCAAAGCGACATTGAGATTGAGGGTGACGCACAGTCTCAACAAGATATCCACAGCATGATCTATCATCTATATTCTTTTGTACGCGAAGGATCAGCACTCTCTATCTCCCCAATGGGGCTATCAGGTTTAGGCTACAATGGACATATTTTCTGGGATGCCGACACTTGGATTTTCCCCGCCTTGCTGATGTTACAACCCAAACTGGCCGAATCATTGATTGATTATCGTTTTAATCGTTTGGAAGCAGCTAAGCAAAATGCCTTTGAACATGGCTACAAAGGAGCGATGTATCCATGGGAAAGTTCTGACAGCGGGTTCGAAGAGACTCCCGTATGGGCATTATCCGGAACCTTTGAACACCACATATCAGGCTGTGTAGCCCTTGCAGCATGGAATTATTACCGGGTAACGCAAGATCGCGACTGGCTTGAAAAGAAAGGTTTCCCCATCTTAGAATCTACTGCTAACTTTTGGTTAAGTAGAGCAGAAGCAGATAACAAAGGTACTTATCACATCCGTAATGTAGTGGCTGCAGATGAATGGGCAGAAAATGTAGACGATAACGCTTATACGAACGGAGTAGCGAAAGTCAATTTAATGGCAGCCGCACAAGCTGCTCGTATACTGAAACAACCATTTAACACTCAATGGGAAAAAGTTGCATCCAAACTGCTCATTCTTCAATTTGCAGATGGAGTGACACAAGAGCATAGCACTTACAAAGGAGAGAAAATAAAACAAGCCGATGCCAATCTGTTGGCTTATCCCTTGGGACTTATATCCAATCCGGCACAGATAAAGAAAGATTTGGCTTTTTATGAAGTACGTGTTCCCGAAAAAAACACACCTGCGATGACTCAGGCCATTTTCTCTCTGCTCTATGCCCGCTTGGGAAATGCAGAGAAAGCCTGGCATTTCTTTCAAGATGCTTACCTGCCGAACCTGAATCCACCCTTTCGGGTGATAGCTGAAACAAAAGGCGGTACAAACCCTTACTTCGTAACAGGTGCAGGTGGTGTGCTTCAAAGTATTATGATGGGATTCGGAGGATTAGAGATTACTGATAATGGAATAATACAGATAAAGGCTACTCTCCCACCTAATTGGAAGAAACTTACTTTGAAAGGTATTGGAGTAAAACGAGAGAAATTCCTAATTCAGAAGAAGTAA
- a CDS encoding sigma-70 family RNA polymerase sigma factor, giving the protein MNTGSNPLSAEKTLWQDFLAGDRDAFARLFHLYSDAMYAYGKKITADKELVKDTIQDVFVKLHQNRANLSDTDYVKGYLFMAMKRALINKLQTKMLLSLDNKEEDVRFEIELLAQPLSDDEDDSDYSDEQRQQLALALKELTPRQREAVYLYYIQEVPLSELPALLGMNYQSTRNLLHRALLKLRQSVTSSELGISLVLLQYLSK; this is encoded by the coding sequence ATGAATACCGGTAGTAATCCGCTCTCTGCAGAAAAGACTCTTTGGCAAGATTTTCTGGCCGGAGATAGGGATGCTTTTGCCCGGCTTTTTCATCTGTATTCGGATGCGATGTACGCTTATGGAAAGAAAATCACTGCTGACAAGGAATTGGTGAAGGATACTATTCAGGATGTATTTGTAAAGTTACATCAAAACCGTGCTAACTTGAGTGATACGGATTATGTAAAAGGTTATCTTTTTATGGCTATGAAGCGTGCACTTATTAATAAGTTGCAAACAAAAATGTTGCTGTCACTAGATAACAAAGAAGAGGATGTGCGCTTTGAAATTGAACTTTTGGCACAACCCCTTTCTGATGATGAGGACGACTCTGATTATAGTGATGAACAACGGCAGCAATTAGCGTTGGCATTGAAAGAACTTACGCCTCGTCAACGTGAAGCTGTTTACCTCTATTATATTCAGGAAGTCCCACTGAGTGAACTTCCTGCGCTGTTGGGTATGAACTATCAATCTACTCGAAACTTATTGCATCGTGCACTACTTAAACTTCGTCAGTCAGTTACTTCTTCTGAATTAGGAATTTCTCTCGTTTTACTCCAATACCTTTCAAAGTAA
- a CDS encoding RagB/SusD family nutrient uptake outer membrane protein, with amino-acid sequence MKRNILKIASLLVVMALGSCSDFFQVSTDDVLDHGDYISEESEMYAGYIGIMTKVQAIGDKVIYLTDTRGELLEPTNNASSDLYSLYNYDTDLTGNTYADPAAYYDVIIACNDYLHKIYAYKQEHASSIDLSHYEALVSCTLRVKAWVYLTLGKIYGEAIWFDDPMREKKDLAQYPVKNLDEIVVSCKDLLNNGFDGVDGTHTMSWKEWLDPNTSTAESEYRYWDYMTPEYFALYAELCLWSGHYQKAVNLILSAMNEKFGATVNDATSWMRNDKLAGSYGTIWNNANPMAQEAISAIMYDYTQNQTNSLLKHFGTDYPNEYLLAPSEVGRNRFSDPTFNPLGGSTADRREAVTFNQNSAGQWYIQKFRPSGSMVRTNAYQDDVHIYIYRGSELYFMLAEALNQLGRTAEASALINQGVNGTFPNGGVTWAGFTNAWTSVTAMGNRRYPDKGIRGIFSLANRTFSDEDTKANDLALLDEMMLEFPCEGKIYPAMIRIAKRYNDYSIIADRVCPKYVDQEGIRAKILAGGYFLKWNLKN; translated from the coding sequence ATGAAACGTAATATATTAAAAATAGCTTCCTTGCTGGTGGTAATGGCATTAGGATCTTGTTCTGATTTCTTTCAGGTAAGCACAGACGACGTACTTGACCATGGAGACTATATTTCGGAAGAAAGTGAAATGTATGCAGGGTATATTGGTATTATGACAAAGGTGCAAGCCATTGGTGATAAGGTGATTTATCTGACAGATACGAGAGGTGAACTGCTCGAACCAACGAATAACGCTTCTAGTGACTTATATAGTTTATATAATTACGATACTGATTTAACCGGTAATACGTACGCTGATCCGGCTGCATATTATGATGTGATTATAGCGTGTAACGATTATCTGCATAAAATTTATGCTTATAAGCAAGAACATGCATCTTCTATTGATTTGTCACACTATGAAGCCTTGGTGAGTTGCACATTGCGTGTAAAAGCATGGGTGTATTTAACTTTAGGCAAGATTTATGGCGAAGCCATCTGGTTTGATGACCCGATGAGAGAGAAGAAAGATTTGGCACAATATCCGGTTAAGAATTTGGATGAGATTGTAGTGTCTTGTAAGGATTTGCTTAACAATGGATTTGATGGAGTGGATGGCACGCATACCATGTCGTGGAAAGAATGGCTGGATCCGAATACATCAACTGCAGAGAGCGAGTATCGTTATTGGGATTACATGACTCCGGAATATTTTGCACTATATGCTGAACTTTGCTTATGGAGTGGTCACTATCAGAAGGCAGTGAACTTGATTCTGAGTGCCATGAATGAAAAGTTTGGAGCTACGGTTAATGATGCTACTAGCTGGATGCGTAATGATAAACTGGCAGGTTCCTATGGCACTATTTGGAACAATGCGAATCCGATGGCACAAGAAGCTATATCTGCTATTATGTATGATTATACTCAGAACCAAACCAATAGTTTATTGAAACACTTTGGAACAGATTATCCAAATGAATATTTGTTGGCTCCTTCGGAGGTAGGTAGGAACCGATTTTCGGACCCGACTTTTAATCCTCTGGGAGGATCTACAGCTGACAGACGTGAAGCGGTAACTTTTAACCAGAATAGTGCCGGGCAGTGGTATATACAGAAATTCCGTCCTTCGGGTAGTATGGTGCGTACTAATGCTTATCAGGATGATGTACATATCTATATTTATAGAGGTAGTGAATTGTATTTTATGTTGGCTGAGGCTTTGAACCAACTAGGACGTACAGCCGAGGCTTCCGCTCTGATTAATCAAGGGGTGAATGGCACATTTCCTAATGGTGGAGTTACTTGGGCTGGATTTACGAATGCATGGACTTCGGTAACAGCAATGGGTAACCGTAGGTATCCTGATAAGGGAATTCGAGGTATTTTCTCGTTGGCTAATCGTACATTCTCTGATGAAGACACCAAGGCCAATGATTTGGCTCTTTTGGATGAGATGATGTTAGAATTTCCATGTGAGGGGAAAATATATCCTGCTATGATACGTATAGCTAAAAGATATAATGATTATTCTATTATCGCCGATAGGGTTTGTCCGAAATACGTTGATCAAGAAGGCATAAGGGCTAAAATTTTAGCCGGAGGATATTTCTTGAAATGGAATTTAAAGAATTAG
- a CDS encoding SusC/RagA family TonB-linked outer membrane protein, which translates to MKKIKTIFITLLLFLLAANVAGQEKRKINGRILSSLNEPMKGAIVTITGSDDVTTGEEGVFCMDADKNAERITVWAPGYYPVSQLLKGRSLVVIMMIPENKHKYNESAVLPFRIEDSRVDHTAVVNIAKKDFTPGSTKIDRALAGQVAGLKVTRSSGMPGEGSYMNLRGIRSLVAENSPLIVINGVPYLPDKKESQLFNGFTRDIFQSYNIQDIQNITILKGAEASMYGSMGSNGVILIETDGASSNDLDTKISFYGQYGVTWNNKRMPLLKGTDYKSYLSDVGMTYFDNMETFFSNFPFLNNPDGKYAYLYNNTTDWQDVIYRNGFVTDNLFRVEGGDAIAKYDLSIGYAGEDGLLQNTTMQRYHTQLNTNVLISKKVEMFATVGLAYINSDHQDQGMVSQTNPILAAYKQSPLLSPYKKDANGQTLASNASYYYGNCMNMDFATSNPLALVNTLDAHSRQYDINVKAGLTYKPFPELAITGTLGLYYNYNNERMFVPGVTDKSILPFFDQYGEASNTVKNGIGETFNMFYNLNANYKKVFNGVHAVNAVAGVQVVMAKSEYDAGVGRNTPNDFYQTLGNTQNIGRYFYGYIDKWNWMNFYAHADYTYNDMLKASLNMSVDGASSVGTYGNYFTVYPSAGLTWMGKGLLGLTNSTLINRLNVRAEYALTGNSRYSSNYGKYYYQSLPYQDISGIVRAGVSNTKLQPEKNAQLSLGLDVAALHNRLDLSVDVYQNKATDVIFNVPSSSVYGTGAYYDNCGGITNRGIELALQASLVSIRDFEWLVGGNIAFNKGEVNTLKGADQLIQNYSDGAQLITQVGDEPFHFYGYEAVGVFSTQADATQANLVNSSGSAFEAGDVHYVDQNKDGRIDYKDRVSLGKASPDYFGGFFTSICYKGFEVSADFTYSKGNDAYNAVRRSIESLSNLGNQSVAVVNRWNVEGQVTDMPRAAWGDPKGNSDFSSRWIEDASYLRMKNITLSYSFDKMVFNFFRSGKVYVTGENLLTATKYLGLDPEFSYSNSDAMQGFDYAKLMQPKTVKLGINLKF; encoded by the coding sequence ATGAAAAAGATAAAAACTATATTTATTACTTTACTGCTATTCTTGCTAGCTGCTAATGTTGCCGGGCAGGAAAAGCGTAAGATCAATGGTAGAATTCTTTCATCATTGAATGAACCGATGAAGGGGGCGATTGTAACGATTACCGGATCGGATGATGTAACGACAGGCGAAGAAGGTGTTTTCTGTATGGATGCGGATAAAAACGCTGAACGGATTACTGTATGGGCACCCGGTTATTATCCGGTGTCTCAACTGTTGAAAGGTCGTTCGCTGGTTGTCATTATGATGATTCCCGAAAATAAGCATAAATACAATGAGTCTGCTGTACTTCCTTTCAGAATAGAAGATAGCAGAGTTGACCATACAGCAGTTGTAAATATTGCAAAGAAAGACTTTACACCCGGTAGTACAAAAATAGATCGGGCACTAGCCGGACAAGTTGCGGGTTTGAAAGTTACGCGTAGTAGTGGAATGCCGGGAGAAGGCAGCTATATGAATTTGCGTGGTATACGTTCATTGGTAGCTGAAAATTCTCCTTTGATAGTGATCAATGGTGTGCCTTATTTACCTGATAAGAAAGAGTCGCAATTGTTTAATGGATTTACGCGGGATATTTTTCAGTCATATAATATCCAAGATATTCAGAACATTACCATTTTAAAAGGAGCAGAAGCTTCTATGTACGGCTCCATGGGGTCAAACGGAGTTATTCTGATAGAAACGGATGGTGCGAGTTCGAATGACTTGGATACTAAAATCAGTTTTTACGGGCAGTATGGAGTTACTTGGAACAATAAACGCATGCCTTTGCTTAAAGGAACAGATTATAAATCTTATCTATCTGACGTAGGCATGACCTATTTTGATAACATGGAGACATTTTTCTCGAATTTTCCATTTCTTAATAATCCTGACGGCAAGTATGCTTATTTGTATAACAACACAACCGATTGGCAAGATGTAATTTACCGTAATGGTTTTGTAACCGACAACCTGTTTCGTGTAGAAGGTGGTGATGCAATTGCCAAATACGATCTTTCCATTGGATATGCCGGAGAAGACGGTTTGCTGCAGAACACAACCATGCAACGTTATCATACGCAATTGAATACGAATGTGTTGATCAGCAAAAAAGTGGAAATGTTTGCTACAGTGGGCTTGGCCTACATTAACAGTGATCATCAAGATCAAGGTATGGTGTCTCAAACAAATCCCATTTTGGCAGCATATAAACAATCACCTTTATTAAGCCCGTACAAAAAAGATGCAAATGGACAAACATTGGCGAGTAATGCTTCCTATTACTATGGTAATTGTATGAACATGGATTTTGCAACCAGTAATCCGCTGGCTTTGGTAAATACGCTGGATGCACATAGCCGACAGTATGACATCAATGTAAAAGCGGGCCTTACGTACAAACCGTTTCCAGAACTAGCCATAACAGGTACTCTTGGACTGTATTACAATTACAACAACGAACGTATGTTTGTGCCCGGGGTGACAGATAAAAGCATCTTGCCTTTCTTTGATCAGTATGGAGAAGCATCGAATACCGTGAAAAATGGTATTGGCGAAACGTTTAATATGTTTTATAACTTAAATGCCAACTATAAAAAAGTATTTAACGGTGTACATGCTGTTAACGCAGTAGCTGGAGTACAGGTGGTGATGGCTAAGAGTGAATACGATGCAGGCGTTGGAAGAAACACTCCAAATGATTTTTATCAGACACTGGGAAACACGCAGAACATCGGACGCTATTTTTATGGCTACATTGACAAGTGGAATTGGATGAACTTCTATGCACATGCCGATTACACCTACAACGATATGCTGAAAGCGTCTCTGAATATGAGTGTGGATGGAGCTTCTTCTGTAGGAACGTATGGAAACTATTTCACGGTATATCCGTCGGCCGGATTAACTTGGATGGGAAAAGGTTTGTTGGGGCTTACTAATTCAACGCTCATTAATAGATTGAACGTGCGTGCGGAGTATGCTTTGACCGGTAATAGCCGTTATTCTTCTAATTATGGTAAATATTACTATCAGAGCTTACCTTATCAAGACATTTCGGGCATAGTACGTGCCGGTGTTTCAAACACGAAATTACAACCTGAGAAAAATGCTCAATTGAGCTTAGGCTTGGATGTGGCGGCTTTGCATAATCGTCTGGATCTTTCGGTAGATGTGTATCAGAACAAGGCAACTGATGTTATTTTCAACGTTCCTTCTTCTTCAGTTTACGGAACTGGTGCTTATTATGATAATTGTGGCGGAATAACCAATCGAGGGATCGAATTGGCTTTGCAGGCCTCACTTGTTAGTATACGTGATTTTGAATGGTTAGTAGGGGGAAATATTGCTTTCAACAAAGGTGAAGTAAACACCCTAAAAGGTGCAGATCAATTGATACAAAACTATAGCGACGGTGCTCAACTGATTACACAAGTGGGCGATGAACCTTTTCATTTCTATGGTTATGAGGCGGTAGGGGTGTTTTCTACTCAGGCGGACGCTACTCAAGCTAATTTAGTAAATAGTAGTGGTAGCGCTTTTGAAGCAGGAGATGTTCATTATGTGGATCAAAATAAAGACGGGCGCATTGACTATAAAGATCGAGTGTCATTGGGCAAAGCTTCGCCAGACTATTTCGGCGGCTTCTTTACTAGCATTTGTTATAAAGGATTTGAAGTTTCTGCCGATTTTACTTACTCAAAAGGAAATGATGCTTATAATGCTGTCAGAAGGAGCATAGAATCTCTATCTAACCTAGGTAATCAGAGCGTTGCAGTGGTGAATCGCTGGAATGTGGAAGGCCAGGTAACAGATATGCCTCGAGCAGCATGGGGGGATCCGAAAGGAAATAGTGATTTTTCTTCACGGTGGATTGAAGATGCATCTTACCTAAGAATGAAAAACATTACGCTGAGTTACAGTTTCGACAAAATGGTTTTTAATTTCTTCCGGTCAGGTAAAGTATATGTGACAGGAGAAAATCTATTGACTGCAACCAAATACTTAGGTCTGGACCCTGAGTTTTCCTATTCAAACAGTGATGCAATGCAAGGATTTGATTATGCAAAACTGATGCAACCTAAAACAGTAAAACTGGGTATTAATTTGAAATTCTAA
- a CDS encoding fasciclin domain-containing protein has protein sequence MNILRKIFSAIILSGCLVACTDSWDSHFSQQEEVIDNSEISVAQTTATDYLKSEKSLSSMYALFEEAGVVKTMDERDQVYTILVADNEAIAADTSTPTDDKDYLAKSHVSDVSLSPANLTDGQRVLMWNGKYLNVSKIKDENGHIIIAFNGTKVKKIVKVNNGFIYILKSYVSSPKSMYEMIEDLGSDYSMFREMIMSRNKKVFDKNASMPIGVDNTGSTVYDSVFVVTNPYFVAKKFDLMSESLMATMLIPSNEVITEALNAAKQSLKEWNMTRADSVLENWIFQAVFFNQKYTKLDFANNIDITSVFDKQWRTTIQQVDVEHPVQMSNGVAYHITWMKIPTNVLIYRLKDYFKWYEYLSADDKASYFASENLVFEKCETKVTAWSGWPAGGFPEIENRVLRYKLENTAVQEYTLNFTPLKYKANGAGSYTAAPYMIPPGEYDLCLGFEQKLGHDVEISFDKDYVSTITASQLTSTTFHYDRGGQGYPEGYDLSKATNSKKSNYDRDGGKIGEVTISGTQARSILITLKGKKVTNGKTCFHHWCLRPTKNCY, from the coding sequence ATGAATATATTAAGAAAGATATTTTCTGCTATCATACTTTCGGGATGTTTGGTAGCTTGCACCGATAGCTGGGATTCTCACTTTTCTCAGCAGGAAGAGGTCATTGACAATAGCGAAATTTCCGTGGCTCAAACAACGGCTACTGACTATCTAAAATCGGAAAAATCATTGAGCTCCATGTACGCATTGTTTGAAGAAGCAGGGGTGGTAAAGACAATGGATGAGAGAGATCAGGTCTATACTATTTTGGTAGCCGACAATGAAGCGATTGCGGCTGATACTTCTACGCCAACTGATGATAAAGATTATTTGGCTAAATCTCATGTGTCGGATGTCTCTCTTTCACCGGCTAACCTGACTGACGGTCAGCGTGTCCTGATGTGGAATGGAAAGTACCTGAATGTAAGTAAGATAAAAGATGAAAACGGACATATTATTATTGCTTTTAATGGAACGAAAGTGAAAAAAATCGTGAAGGTTAATAATGGGTTTATCTATATTCTAAAATCATATGTTTCTTCACCTAAGTCGATGTATGAGATGATTGAAGATTTAGGGAGTGATTACTCCATGTTTCGTGAGATGATAATGTCTAGAAATAAGAAAGTGTTTGATAAGAATGCGAGTATGCCTATAGGTGTGGATAATACAGGTAGTACCGTATATGATTCTGTTTTTGTAGTTACTAATCCTTATTTTGTAGCTAAAAAGTTTGATTTGATGTCGGAATCTCTTATGGCTACGATGTTGATTCCATCGAACGAAGTGATAACTGAAGCACTGAACGCAGCCAAACAGAGTTTGAAAGAATGGAACATGACCCGTGCTGATTCTGTTTTGGAAAACTGGATTTTTCAAGCGGTCTTCTTTAATCAGAAATACACGAAGCTGGATTTTGCAAATAACATAGATATTACATCGGTGTTTGATAAGCAATGGCGTACAACGATTCAGCAGGTGGATGTGGAGCATCCTGTACAGATGAGTAACGGAGTTGCCTATCACATAACTTGGATGAAGATTCCGACCAATGTGTTAATTTACCGTTTGAAAGATTATTTTAAATGGTATGAATATCTTTCTGCCGATGACAAAGCGAGTTATTTTGCCAGTGAAAATCTTGTGTTTGAGAAATGTGAAACAAAAGTTACAGCTTGGTCGGGATGGCCGGCAGGAGGATTTCCTGAGATTGAAAATCGAGTGTTAAGATATAAACTTGAAAATACAGCCGTACAGGAATATACTTTGAATTTCACTCCGTTGAAATATAAAGCTAATGGAGCTGGTAGCTACACAGCAGCACCCTACATGATTCCTCCGGGAGAATATGATCTTTGTTTGGGTTTTGAGCAGAAGCTTGGGCACGACGTAGAGATCTCTTTCGATAAAGACTATGTGTCGACTATTACAGCTTCCCAGCTAACCTCGACCACATTCCACTATGATCGTGGCGGACAGGGATATCCTGAAGGGTATGACTTAAGTAAAGCTACTAATAGTAAAAAGTCGAATTATGATCGTGATGGAGGTAAAATTGGAGAGGTGACGATTAGCGGCACGCAAGCGAGATCTATTTTGATTACATTAAAAGGCAAGAAGGTGACAAACGGAAAAACCTGTTTCCACCACTGGTGCTTGAGACCGACTAAAAACTGCTACTAA
- a CDS encoding DUF5108 domain-containing protein: MKNILKICVVAIVTLCACNDPYENSTYQVYGVNPVSSYLETRPETFSEWIKILKYADLFNAVNQASQSFTVFAPDNEAVKSFFEKKKVDSIQQLGKEYARNLAQYHIIADSIALDKLIKGGKLEEKTLSEDHLFVYFDDSSNSQGGINSLYINKEAHITEPSITVSNGYVYVLNSVLSPLVETVYERVSMENKYAILKSALEMTTWKDSLNKVYDELKNPSGIVSKQKRNYTLLAVSDATFQLQGISSVNDLITKLGAGSDYANAENELFKYVGYHILEGSYGLADLQKFDDGTSKIWGTLSGNDIFKVSQESDGKYYINYKGGEGVRAQFLDQTSDVQAKNGILHEVDAYMPVFQSEEPAKVFFDFCNYQAIASHIATNGTAGQLYQTVNATNEYRTEVTYASCYTTSISPSGVGSTSSYNYVDYFTVKTGNNWTKCMYNDQLILNIGYTGSIAMQTPIIVAGKYKVTLRMGYATSMNFIRTMTEGSNGGQMKFSFDNENSVTVAPYTSITANTLDVYDSVIYDEIEFTKTGKHNLKIVVMDPAASTHAKFRIQFDYLLFEPINE, encoded by the coding sequence ATGAAGAATATTTTAAAAATATGTGTAGTGGCCATCGTGACGCTTTGTGCTTGTAATGACCCGTATGAAAACTCAACTTATCAGGTTTATGGAGTAAACCCTGTATCTTCTTATCTGGAAACCCGTCCTGAAACTTTTTCGGAATGGATTAAAATATTGAAATACGCCGATTTATTTAATGCAGTGAATCAGGCTAGTCAGTCGTTTACTGTTTTTGCACCTGATAATGAAGCTGTAAAGAGCTTTTTTGAAAAGAAGAAAGTGGACTCTATTCAACAGTTGGGTAAAGAGTATGCACGCAACTTAGCACAATATCATATCATAGCCGACTCTATTGCTTTGGATAAGCTGATTAAAGGTGGTAAGTTGGAAGAGAAAACATTGTCGGAAGATCATCTTTTTGTTTATTTTGACGATTCGTCTAATTCGCAAGGAGGTATTAATTCGCTCTATATTAATAAAGAAGCACATATAACAGAGCCTTCTATTACTGTATCAAATGGATATGTATATGTGCTTAATTCAGTATTGAGCCCTCTGGTTGAAACGGTGTATGAACGTGTGAGTATGGAAAATAAGTATGCTATTTTAAAGAGTGCACTTGAAATGACTACTTGGAAAGATAGCTTGAACAAGGTGTATGATGAGCTAAAGAATCCGAGCGGAATTGTGAGTAAGCAGAAACGCAACTATACATTATTAGCCGTGTCGGATGCAACATTTCAGCTACAAGGCATTAGTTCGGTAAATGATTTAATCACTAAACTGGGAGCGGGAAGTGATTATGCGAATGCAGAAAATGAATTATTTAAATATGTAGGCTATCATATACTAGAGGGAAGTTATGGACTTGCGGACTTGCAGAAATTCGATGATGGCACCAGCAAAATATGGGGAACATTGAGTGGTAATGATATATTTAAAGTGTCGCAGGAAAGTGATGGGAAATATTACATTAATTATAAAGGTGGTGAGGGCGTGAGGGCGCAGTTCTTGGATCAAACATCCGACGTGCAGGCTAAAAATGGAATACTACATGAGGTAGATGCCTACATGCCTGTGTTCCAGTCCGAAGAACCGGCTAAGGTGTTCTTTGACTTCTGCAATTATCAGGCCATCGCTTCTCATATTGCCACCAATGGTACTGCCGGACAGCTATATCAAACGGTAAATGCGACGAATGAATATCGCACAGAAGTAACCTATGCGTCTTGCTATACTACTTCTATTTCACCATCGGGAGTAGGGAGCACATCATCCTATAACTATGTCGATTATTTCACTGTAAAAACAGGTAATAATTGGACTAAATGTATGTACAATGACCAATTGATTCTGAATATCGGTTATACCGGATCAATTGCCATGCAAACTCCGATTATTGTTGCGGGCAAATACAAAGTTACTCTGCGTATGGGATATGCTACATCAATGAACTTTATAAGAACAATGACTGAAGGCAGTAATGGCGGACAGATGAAGTTTTCTTTTGATAATGAAAATAGTGTGACTGTTGCTCCATATACTTCGATAACTGCTAATACGCTGGATGTGTATGATTCTGTTATTTATGATGAAATAGAATTTACTAAGACAGGTAAGCATAATCTGAAGATCGTTGTGATGGACCCGGCGGCAAGTACTCATGCCAAATTCCGTATTCAATTCGATTACTTGTTATTTGAACCGATAAATGAATAA